The proteins below are encoded in one region of Deltaproteobacteria bacterium:
- a CDS encoding magnesium transporter: LSRLFAEHDFLAIPVIDAERHVKGIVTVDDIVDVVQEEATEDIQKIGGMEALDAPYLEIGFASMVRKRAGWLAILFVGEMLTATAMGFYEREIARAVVLALFVPLIISSGGNSGSQASTLVVRALALGEVKLRDWWRVVRREIGAGLWLGAILASIGLARILVWQLLFHTYGDHYVPIALTVAASLIGVVMWGTIAGSMLPLVLRRIGFDPASASAPFVATLVDVSGLVIYFSVASLILRGTLL, encoded by the coding sequence GCTCTCCCGCCTGTTCGCCGAGCACGACTTCCTCGCCATCCCGGTCATCGACGCCGAGCGGCACGTGAAGGGCATCGTCACGGTCGACGACATCGTCGACGTCGTCCAGGAGGAGGCCACCGAGGACATCCAGAAGATCGGCGGCATGGAGGCCCTCGACGCGCCGTACCTCGAGATCGGCTTCGCGAGCATGGTGCGCAAGCGCGCCGGCTGGCTCGCCATCCTGTTCGTGGGCGAGATGCTGACCGCCACGGCGATGGGGTTCTACGAGCGCGAGATCGCCCGCGCCGTGGTCCTCGCGCTCTTCGTGCCGCTCATCATCTCGAGCGGCGGCAACTCGGGCTCGCAGGCCTCGACGCTGGTCGTGCGCGCGCTCGCCCTCGGCGAGGTGAAGCTGCGCGACTGGTGGCGGGTCGTCCGCCGCGAGATCGGGGCGGGGCTGTGGCTCGGCGCGATCCTCGCCTCGATCGGCTTGGCGCGCATCCTCGTCTGGCAGCTCCTGTTCCACACCTACGGCGACCACTACGTGCCCATCGCGCTCACCGTGGCGGCGAGCCTGATCGGGGTGGTGATGTGGGGGACGATCGCCGGGTCGATGCTCCCGCTCGTCCTGCGCCGGATCGGCTTCGACCCCGCCAGCGCCTCGGCACCCTTCGTCGCCACGCTGGTCGACGTGAGCGGGCTCGTGATCTACTTCTCGGTCGCGAGCCTGATCCTGCGCGGCACGCTGCTCTGA